The DNA window GTTGGCGAAAAACTCAAGCTTTTCAAACAGCAGCTGTTGGAGGTTTAAAAAGCTccaaaaaaattttaaaacaattttcaCCAAACATTTTgatgaaactttttaaaaagcATGCAAAAGCTAAAAGTTCCACTAAAAAAACTGAATCGAACACCCCCTTAATAAGGTAAAGGGAGAGCGGAAGTTGAAGACTGCGGCGGTTGACACGGCAGAAATCAGGCCTGAATTGAATGTGGGTGATACAGTTGATGTGTCTATGTATGAAGAAGATGAATCTCggtggattggttttgttttgaaaagatATCAGAATGGCTAAATTGTAAAGTTGGAGAGTAATGGGAATGAAGTGCACTGTGAAACTTTCAGAATCAGGCgacattttgattttgaaaatggCCAATGGGTTTCTAATTCAAATAGGTATACTCATgctatttttatctttatttcttGGGTCTTTTTTTAGTTGCTTTTATTGATCAAgaattgttttgtttatgtGAATTGGAAGGGTAAATTATgggaatttattttgttttaattgggtatagaatgaattaaaatatactagGTGGACATTTACTAGTAATTGACGTAATCATTCAATTCAGCCTTTTATCACATTAACTAATAGGGGAGTGACTTTTTGTTGGAAATCAGACCATAATGAACCAACTGAATATTTGAGGAACTAAAGAATTTCAAATCTAACTGAATTGAAATAGCCAGTTTCGTAATTGATTGGAAactttttatattgaaaattgaaccaaacaataaccgaaaaaagaaaaaaaattcaaagcaaATCAGATTTTTCGGTTcagtttatttatttgttttgataCGATTTTTGCACACTCTAAGTAGTAATTCTTTATGCTTCTTAGTTATGGTCTAAATTCATTATGTAGCATGCTGTTTAGTGAAAATATTAGTCATGTACTTGAAATCTTACATCAAAGAAGATAGATAATTTGTTAAGCTGGTTTGGTAATTTCTTCTGGTATTCAGTTAATCTTGAATTGATGAGATTCATTCTACTTAATCAGATTTATCTAATAAGATGACATTATAGAGTGTGTTTTTGCAGGCCTGCTAGTGATGAATCgcatgagacttgagatgatgCGAATCAATTTTGCTGCTAgctgattaatttaattaatggcTTATTCTATAATTTTACAACTGAAACAAATTGAGTCTAATTAAGTTTCCTATGTTTGAAATTCttgaaaaataccaaaaaatacCTACTGGCCTGATGGAGGGAAAAAAGGGATTAGTATCTCTAAAATTTATATCTACTCAAATTTACGAAGCACCGACACTCTTTCGGAGTGCCGTCTCTAGAAAGACACGTCGAGGACACTCCGGAAACACATAGTGGACACGGCAAATTTTATTTTCCGATACTTTTAACTCTTTATAAAGTATCTCTTTATAAAGAGGGGACACTGCAGAAATACACCGGAGATGTTTCggcaatattttaattaatttctcctttttttttataaaaacctaTGTAAATGGGAATAAGACCCAAATCAAATCACATAAAGCAAAGTGCTCCATTAATagcaaaagaaagaaaactATATAGCACGAGTCAACCATCTACTTCACTAGAAATCAATCTGACGGCTGTTATAAGTCCACAGGAATTCATTTCATCACTATAAAACCCCAAAAAAACGGCTGGCTTTCAATTCAGATTCAAGAAATTTCCATAAAAACTCCCGTTTACAAGAAtcaaagaaattcaagaactcATTTCATTATACAAACCCTAATCAATAACGATCGATAATTGGCTTTCAAGTCAGATTCAAGAACCTCTCAAAAAACCTCTCTTTTTACAAGAATTCAAGAAACCCTAACTCTTTCAAAACCTCTCAAGAATTCAAGAAACCCTAACTCTTTCAAAACCTCTCAAGAATTCAAGAAACCCTAACTCTTTCAAAACCCATCTCCATTTCTTTTAAAGATTCCGAGCAAATGGCGTACAAATATTATAAGTACGAATACAAGATGAATCAAATGGTAGAAGTATCCGAGAATGAACGAACATACTACAATGCGAAGGTTGTTGGAATTAAATTTAACCCACCCGCTTGCATGGTAAAGTACGAGACTCGCTACACTAAAAATGGTCTCCCGAGGATTGAAGTGGTTGACACTGAGTATATTAGGCCCAAACCGCCTGTAGATCATAAACTCAAAATTGATATTGGTCATAGAGTTGATGTCGACGTGGACATCGGCGATGGTGCTTGGCGGGTCGGAACGGTGGTAGCCAAGTCTGAATTTTTTTACGAAGTAAAGTTGGATAATATTGAGGATGTAAGAAGATGTTTACCATATTATGTCAGGCGTCATTTTGATTGGCACAATGGCTTATGGGTGCGTTCTTGAACTTGAATTTGATTTTCTTGGTTGTTTCTTAGTATGATCTTGTGATTATGTGTAGATTTTATGATGAATTTTCAGGTCTTGATATGATGTTGATGGTAGAGAATCTGAAATTGATGGTGGTTGATCTTGTTCCGGCGAGCATTTCTTATTAGCATCTTGGACTCTGCATGAAGCTGAATTTGTGTCAATACAATCGTGTAAATGGTTACTGGTATATATGAAAATGTAAATTGGCATTGTAGGCAGGTTAATTAGGTTATACTTCAGCCATCATTTTGCCGAAAGGATATAGTTCCTAATCGTTTTGTTACTTTCTAAAATTCAGTAACCGTTTTGTAAAAATGTTATAGTTGATTatgcaaaaataattaactcgtTAATTGGCATTGAAGTTAGGTTACCAATCACCAGAATTAACTCATTAAGTAGGTCTCTTTGTAATTTGTATGTGTTTTTATGAACTAAtcactaaaattaattaaggtctctttttccttttcctttaTAGTTTATACCATGAATGTTTTAGATTTGATATATCACAAATTTAGATTACACAGGAGTCGAACAGAAAAACTCGACCTAAACAaatttgtttggtttgattcaatTTAACTCATCCCGGTTtgattataaaaagaaaattaatatttagatTGGGTTTGAATAAATGATCATTGTTGTCCATAAATTTGTACatcataaataaattaacaCACATTTTGTTCgtttattatcaattaaaaataatactttttatttCTAGGTGAAAACAAATTTCCTTTTTCATTAAATTAGTTAACTTTCTcgtcatgatttttaaatttgtctATTTTATGATATTACCTAGGAGTTAATTGATCTAAACCTTTATTCTTCGTTGATTAAAATAGTTAAccatgaattaattaatttcgaCCTACAAATTTAGAGATCGAAATGACCTTTTACTCATATTTGGTTGTGATTACAATTATACCTAGACACTCGGTCAAAACTCGAAAGCCATGGATCAACAAAACTGAGCCATCATCATATTGGAGCAACATTCTCACACAGCTGAACCATTCAGGCCCAGTTAGGCTAAATGAAAGCCTCTCATGTGCATCATTAGGCATGGCATGTTCATCTTATATGCTGCTTAACTTTTTCCTAACAATTATTTAAggtaaaatcatttttaaaattcaaatatttgttTCTTCTATTAAttgcaattaatttttttaattttataattatatcctGATTTAAAAGATTTGTTATAAttgtattcaaaaaaaaaattgactttttaaattcaaacatttatattttcttatcaattacgattaaattttaaaaatattgtctaacttttaaaaaatgttattatGAAAATTGGTCACAACTAATAATATaaacgtaaaattttaaatttaaaaataaaatttaaattttttacataattgccaaaacaattaatttgaaataactataaaaattaaaatatatggcCGTAACTCATAAAAGACACAAATTTTTgcattaaaaaacaatttggtcattatttaaataaatatattgaaCTTTATTCTCTATTTTGGTGGTTCTgcacttttttcttttaatgtgTTTAAGGATTCTTCAACAACTGGTTTAGAATCTGCTTCGAGGACATGATTCTGCGACGTCGTATCAAATACCAAGCATGTTCATATTTTCAACTATAGTTCCAAATCTGATGCATCTTTTTAATTAGCACTTCTAAAAGTTAGAAACAATCCTTCTAGACCAATTGCATGGTATAAGTGCGTCAATATCTTTAATGACTTTGATATTTCCATCTCAAATTGGACACTTTTATCAGTTAGCATAAAAACAATTAGTATCGCAATTTTGTTaatcattattaatttataccAAGATATCTAATTTATATGCTactatttaaaacataataataataataatacaaaaagcttaatcattaaaaaaactcCACATTTTAGACTTTAtgatccaaactttttaaatcatCAGTTTTAGCTCATTTTTCGATTTTCATTTCCAATCATAGTCATTTGTTTAAGGCCAAATGTattaaaaatgccaaacctttaacaaaagtttcacaaaagtcctgaactttcaattttgtcgattttggccaaaaacttattatttgatttcaattgtggccaactctcaatttgatttcaatttgcctatgtggagcctatgtgacgcctatgtggcatgtcaaatattgaaaagtcaggacttttgtgaaaaaaaataatccatttttggccaaaatcgacaaaattgaaaggtcgggacttttgtaaaaccaaataatcagtttttggccaaaatcgataaaattgaaaggtcagaacttttgtgaaacttttgtgaaaggtttggcctttttacaacatttggcctttgtttaaattagagtggaaaaaagttcaaatactTTCACTCTTTCTTATGAgaatattcatttttatttggatatagaaggttttttttttactattcgTGATATTGATCACATTTCAAATTCTATTGCGTTTGAACCAAAAGCTACGATTGAAATCgaaagttaaaaaatatattaaagttgacaattttgaaaattttgaccATAAATTAGACCAATAAAAATTGATTTCGGAATGTCGATTTGAAAAACAAGAGATTACCTGAATTTAGTTGCAAACATATTATtctttaggcttaattacttaaaaaaaaccccacctttaatatttatttcgcttataccctgacctagaaaaactgtcacatatacccttgacgttgtcattatgtttcatctctatcccaaattttaaaaaaaagacgatttattaaaaacaactaaatttaagggttattttatacctttttctattaaaaaatgtacaaactaatacttcatctttaaaaacgttcaaataagtcctaaaattaattaattttttaatttaaataaaataaataaataaaataaaatatttttattaaatcctACTTATAACCATACTTCTATTTaaaaaaccgctaatattatttttttaaatttttatttatttttacggaaataagctccttcctccatggactcctccatccatggaggaaggagctgaggaaggagcagctccttcctccatgtgaggaaggagctcgcactgctccttcctccatgtgaggaagaAAAGCTCCTCCTCCTATGGAGAAGGAgctatttgttttttaattttttttaaaaaaaaattaaaaatggattttaaatttaaagtacGGTATTAGGTTGAAATTAATTTGTctgatgtaaaaaaatttacggttttttatttttaacaaattattgataattaatataaattaaattattattattattagttgaattttttaaagaagaaggtgtttttgtataattaataacattgacgtgtaattagaatatatgctaaaaatgaaggattattttaaactctttttcaaatgaaaagaggtcaatttaatacctcgaaGGTAGAGAcgaaacataatgacaacgtcaagggtatatgtgacagtttttttaggtcagggtataaacgaaataaacattaaaggtgggttttttttaagtaattaagccctaTTCTTTATTAATTCCAAAAGCATAATACTTTATTTGAAAGTAACTAAACCAAATACAATGAATTGCTTTAAAgccataaaaagataaaaaaaattaaaggaaaaaggtgataaaataaaactatttgtATTGAACTAGCTAATAGAAGCTTTTGATCACAAAGGCATAGTGAAATGGTGTCTAAACTTCCATTAGCATAATCTTTATGCTTTTAAAGCCTTTtggtctttttattttcttttcccTATTAAAAGGTCTCTTTTCTTTGCATTTAATCAAATCCCGAGTAATTTTGTTCAAAAGGGAACATAACTTTTCAAAGATGaaaataatcaacaaaaattgATTTTGCCCATTTGGTAAAAAATATCCACTCAGGATAAGTTTACAATTTTAGGTAAAAACTCTTACAAATTGGTTAATTTacctcattttatttttttagatgaGATGGTATAAAATAATTGGagcaattgaaattaaataaataattagaccATTTATAATTGAAGAGGTAAAacgaattaaaatatttattttgagaatGTTTTTATCTAAAATGCATATTTTAATTAAGAGTGTTTTTTTCAAAATCTGTTAGGTCttatttgatcttttattttaaattcaagtggcaaaataatgtttttaaaaaaataaacattttttgCAACTTTTAGTCCACACATATATTTATTAGGTTTAATGGTGTCAAAAAGtcaatatgttttaattttttaagactttatccaaattttttaaatgttgtaaatatattataagttgacaaatttactgaaaacttatctaatttttaaaattgatattattTCACCTTTGTGATAAATGAAtgttccatttttttaaaaggtgcCAATTAGAATATATGATTAGgatgaattaattttaaaaaatattattgattatataaaatttaaaacattttcaaCGAATTGATcaaattgtgataaatatataatttttaaaagatttgaattcagattgtttttttaaaaaaaagcttTTTCACACTAATAGACTCTTTTATTATCACATATTCATATGAACTAATAAACTCTATAACTATTCATTATAGCTTTTAAGTAAAtgatagaaaattttaaaataactattattaaattttttaattttatatttaagtaCATATATAATCTATTACTCCTTCCGTCTCAATAGAATTGTTCATTTCATAAATTTTCTTGACCtaaaattcttgtttgtttctaaaaaataacaatttttgaatttattttttctatattaatatgatttaaaatccattaatAATCTAGTACTTATTGATATTtataagtaaattaaaagtgGAGGCTACATTAAACAAGGGTATTGTAGAAAAATAGAAacgaattattaaaatttataatattaattatgttttttttaaactgcGTGATAATAATAAAGTAGACAATTCTATTAAAATCAATGattgtattcttttttttttttgagattaaaacttctattaatcaaaagctgattgatcagccaatatatagaatttgataatcggaaggacatgccccaaccaattagataaattaaaatagtcatatgctatcacatgagattttctattaaaacaatatttatgcatctcaattaagTTAAAGTAGTTATTtgctatcaaactgataatattacaaagtaaagagttgttgttgaagccatccattacaacctttaaaataaagagaattagattagcttcgcttgtcatgataatactaactttaatcgcacgactgctacagctagcagctataacttcatcgttAAAGTCTCTAATCACATCTTCTGTGACATATTTtttctcttgaacattaaagacatcatcgatattgacgcaaaacatactgatatttggtgaaatccgtcgtaagatggtggttctaattgttttagagatccaaatcgcttgcatcgcaaaaaacaattttatctctaacgatgaaaaaaaactactcttaatttcgattagatcagatctaatgaaattaagatactagaatagaaaataatttctagatctagaTCATAAatggttaagaaaaaaaatttattcaaaatcaAAGATAAAAATTAGGGAGAAAGCTAAAAAGACTGAATATGAGAgattagggaggtgattttaggCTAAAAATGGCCAAAAATCATCTCTCAAAtgacaaaagaaaaattaataggGTTTGAGAGGTTTATCGGTGATTATATTCTAAAATGTGTTGGAATCCTATACTGAACATGTCAAATTGTATTGAACACATGCTAAATGTGTACAGAATACATGTCGGTATCAAATAAAGTGTCCAACACTAAAATTGCATCCTTTTAAAAGTATCAATAATTCTTAAATCCTCGGCTTTTCCATACTTAGAAATTATGTTGTGTATCAGCCAGTTCAGTTACcgtatgaaattaaaattaaaataactaaaccaaaaaaactcatttttctctctcatctctctaaactgtctttttcttttaagaAACTCTAGCCGCAAcaagagggaggtgattttggccattttttggttcaaaatcacctccctaccttctcgttttctgttcaaatctcgtatttagtttattttgcgttaataatcacagatctgagatctgttggtatttttatttcttcctTTATGGATGTTTTGTCTTCCTTTATGGAGTTCTGCCTCTTAGCCTTTATGGGTTCTGCTATTTTTTTGATGGAATTATCTACGGAGCGTAGATCTGAAGTGCTATCAGTAGAAAtcttatttctaatattctctCAATCGGACTCATTCAAAGATCAAAGAGTCG is part of the Mercurialis annua linkage group LG3, ddMerAnnu1.2, whole genome shotgun sequence genome and encodes:
- the LOC126674743 gene encoding uncharacterized protein LOC126674743, with amino-acid sequence MAYKYYKYEYKMNQMVEVSENERTYYNAKVVGIKFNPPACMVKYETRYTKNGLPRIEVVDTEYIRPKPPVDHKLKIDIGHRVDVDVDIGDGAWRVGTVVAKSEFFYEVKLDNIEDVRRCLPYYVRRHFDWHNGLWVLI